One segment of Pseudodesulfovibrio sp. 5S69 DNA contains the following:
- a CDS encoding cytochrome d ubiquinol oxidase subunit II, which yields MTLHDWWFLLLGGVLFLHLGLGSIDLGVCLLSLFASQERAETMLGSIDSIWHANQTWLVVLGAMLFGAFPHVYGEVLTRLYGLVILLLFALALRALGLEYRHHATDPAPWRRLAGWGAAAVMVAEGLLLGALLLAPPDSTSFLGLGAVVRPVFFPTLLFLFCCGLLMGGAWGLGWLRRTRGDGIDTELYAVLTLVGGLGACLTGVLLCAQLAEAPGVVPWPFLIPIAVAGLADLAVLYASLRPRWQGSPLPWGLILIGLVLAACAAVVRGSLVTAGAGDGGELWFLTIATVVLLPPLLAFQIFQYRLERPRVRTGRPAQAAPAGEERP from the coding sequence ATGACCCTGCACGACTGGTGGTTCCTGCTCCTGGGCGGGGTGCTCTTTCTCCACCTGGGGCTGGGGAGCATCGACCTGGGCGTGTGCCTGCTCTCCCTGTTCGCGTCCCAGGAGCGGGCTGAAACCATGCTCGGGTCCATCGACTCGATCTGGCACGCCAACCAGACTTGGCTGGTGGTCCTGGGGGCTATGCTCTTCGGGGCCTTCCCCCACGTCTACGGCGAGGTCCTGACCCGCCTGTACGGGCTGGTCATCCTGCTGCTCTTCGCCCTGGCCCTGCGCGCGCTGGGCCTGGAATACCGCCATCACGCGACGGATCCCGCCCCATGGCGCAGGCTGGCCGGCTGGGGCGCGGCGGCGGTCATGGTCGCGGAGGGGCTGCTGCTCGGCGCGCTCCTCCTGGCACCTCCGGACAGCACCTCCTTCCTCGGACTGGGGGCCGTAGTCCGGCCCGTGTTCTTCCCGACCCTGCTCTTTCTGTTCTGCTGCGGCCTGCTCATGGGCGGTGCCTGGGGGCTCGGCTGGCTCAGGCGAACCCGTGGGGACGGCATCGACACCGAGCTGTACGCGGTGCTCACCCTGGTGGGCGGGCTCGGCGCGTGCCTGACCGGCGTACTGCTCTGCGCCCAGTTGGCGGAAGCCCCGGGCGTCGTTCCGTGGCCGTTCCTCATCCCCATCGCCGTCGCCGGGCTGGCCGATCTGGCCGTCCTGTACGCCAGCCTGCGGCCCCGTTGGCAGGGCTCGCCGCTGCCCTGGGGGCTGATCCTGATCGGGCTGGTCCTCGCGGCCTGCGCAGCCGTGGTGCGCGGTTCCCTGGTGACGGCCGGAGCCGGCGACGGTGGCGAGTTGTGGTTCCTGACCATAGCCACCGTCGTGCTGCTGCCGCCACTGCTGGCCTTCCAGATTTTCCAATACCGCCTGGAGCGGCCCCGTGTCAGGACCGGCCGCCCGGCCCAGGCAGCCCCGGCAGGGGAGGAGCGGCCATGA
- the nuoI gene encoding NADH-quinone oxidoreductase subunit NuoI produces the protein MTRNRLIDILSGVGRGTKGLLQGYGETFKAIFTKPITVQYPEEKRTPPPRSRAHIILTRSPDGDERCVACYLCSAACPVSCISMQAATRDDGRRYASWFRINFARCIYCGLCEEACPTLAIQLTPAYEFATDATLKLVAEKEDLLVDHGGKDNEYDFYRHAGVEEKFPREEHEGEAPPVNYKSNLP, from the coding sequence ATGACCCGAAACCGGCTGATCGACATCCTCTCGGGCGTGGGCCGGGGCACCAAAGGATTGCTCCAGGGGTACGGCGAGACCTTCAAGGCGATCTTCACCAAGCCCATCACCGTGCAGTATCCCGAGGAGAAGCGCACCCCGCCGCCACGCTCCAGGGCGCACATCATCCTGACACGCTCCCCGGACGGGGACGAGCGCTGCGTGGCCTGCTATCTCTGCTCGGCGGCCTGCCCGGTGAGCTGCATCTCCATGCAGGCGGCCACCCGCGACGACGGCCGCCGGTACGCTTCCTGGTTCCGCATCAATTTCGCCCGCTGCATCTACTGCGGCCTGTGCGAGGAGGCCTGCCCCACCCTGGCCATCCAGCTCACCCCGGCCTACGAATTCGCCACCGACGCGACGCTCAAGCTGGTGGCCGAGAAGGAGGACCTGCTGGTGGACCACGGGGGCAAGGACAACGAATACGATTTCTACCGCCACGCGGGTGTGGAGGAGAAGTTCCCCCGCGAGGAACACGAGGGCGAGGCGCCGCCCGTCAACTACAAGAGCAATCTGCCATGA
- a CDS encoding NADH-quinone oxidoreductase subunit J: MTLYAVLFYALAAVTLFCTLVAVTRRVLVHAVVWMVGSLLGTALIFLLLGAPLLAGFEVIIYAGAIMVLFLFAIMLMAQEPNEPPEVRTMVRRRLRARMFWPAVWGLAGIMACMALISFDPTNAAPLAAGRVSPKALGAWVFGNAWPAVEAVSLLLFAALAGARYLGLPLVRSDRPEKMGESLDLDQPPCAVTPEDER, from the coding sequence ATGACCCTGTACGCCGTCCTCTTCTACGCCTTGGCCGCCGTGACCCTGTTTTGCACGCTGGTGGCCGTGACCCGCCGGGTGCTGGTGCACGCCGTGGTCTGGATGGTCGGCTCGCTGCTCGGCACGGCCCTGATCTTCCTGCTGCTCGGCGCGCCCCTGCTGGCCGGATTCGAGGTGATCATCTACGCCGGGGCGATCATGGTCCTCTTTCTGTTCGCCATCATGCTCATGGCCCAGGAGCCCAACGAACCGCCCGAAGTCCGGACCATGGTCCGCCGCAGGCTGCGCGCCCGCATGTTCTGGCCCGCGGTCTGGGGCCTGGCCGGGATCATGGCCTGCATGGCCCTGATCTCCTTCGACCCGACCAACGCCGCCCCCCTGGCCGCCGGGCGGGTCTCGCCCAAGGCGCTCGGGGCCTGGGTCTTCGGCAACGCCTGGCCCGCTGTGGAGGCCGTCTCCCTGCTGCTCTTCGCGGCCCTTGCCGGGGCCCGCTATCTCGGCCTGCCCCTGGTGCGCTCCGACCGGCCCGAAAAGATGGGCGAGAGCCTGGACCTGGACCAGCCGCCCTGCGCCGTGACTCCGGAGGACGAACGATGA
- the nuoK gene encoding NADH-quinone oxidoreductase subunit NuoK, whose protein sequence is MIVPLNHILLFAAALFFIGLVALVARRNLIMILLGVEVMLNAAGVVFVAAALRWWDIAGQGMVLFIMGVAAAEIAVGLTLVFRVWRRTRSLNPDSLKALKD, encoded by the coding sequence ATGATCGTGCCCCTTAACCACATCCTGCTCTTTGCCGCGGCCCTATTTTTCATCGGCCTGGTCGCGCTGGTGGCCCGGCGCAATCTGATCATGATCCTGCTCGGGGTGGAGGTTATGCTCAACGCGGCGGGCGTGGTCTTCGTGGCCGCAGCCCTGCGCTGGTGGGACATCGCCGGGCAAGGCATGGTCCTGTTCATCATGGGCGTGGCCGCCGCCGAGATCGCGGTGGGCCTGACCCTGGTCTTCCGCGTCTGGCGCCGAACCCGGAGCCTCAACCCCGACTCGCTGAAAGCGCTCAAGGACTGA
- the nuoL gene encoding NADH-quinone oxidoreductase subunit L, whose product MTATLCLTLFAPLAGAVILALAGRALPRAVSGSLACLAVGASLAGAVLGWTQLGRGQELSVHLFDWFEAGGLRVSATLLYNPLCAVMTTMVAFVSLVIHVHSLYFMRDDDGWVRYFCYLNLFVFFMQSIAMADDLVFLFMGWEGVGFCSFALIGFWYHEPKNVLAGNKAFLVTRIGDVAFLGALAVLFSSTGDLSIQHLSHNAPVMAAGTLTLVGLLLLVAATGKSAQLPLLVWLPDAMAGPSPVSALIHAATMVTAGVYLLIRTFPVLLHADAIALQAVAVVGALTAFVAACSALAQHDIKRVLAWSTISQVGYMFLGVGAGDPSGSFFHLLVHAFFKSLLFMVAGIVIQALDEEHDIFRMGARVRKLVPGAAPAFFCGAAALAGLPPFAGFFSKGRILENALNMAQTGQAIWVLVWAAGTVTALLTAVYSFRVFLLAFTGRPALPPETGTEKTPAAMLHVLWPLALLAVVAGLLDLPAHFAHRIGAPAQWLDHLTGLILSTSHGAEWTGTLAEGLDAGLAVLGLAVALYLYGPWRERRAPAPDRGVPRFLLNGWDLDALYMNGVARPYARAASRVWQNVEDRLVDGAALGLGSLALRAGGRLSKWGVERLSNYLLWLLLGMVAMLVVMAAVGIR is encoded by the coding sequence ATGACCGCGACACTCTGCCTGACCCTCTTCGCCCCCCTGGCGGGCGCCGTGATCCTGGCCCTGGCCGGACGCGCCTTGCCGCGCGCGGTGTCCGGCTCGCTGGCCTGCCTGGCCGTGGGCGCCTCCCTGGCCGGTGCGGTCCTCGGCTGGACGCAGCTCGGGCGCGGCCAGGAACTGTCGGTCCACCTCTTCGACTGGTTCGAGGCGGGCGGGCTGCGGGTGTCCGCGACCCTGCTGTACAACCCCCTGTGCGCGGTGATGACCACCATGGTGGCCTTCGTCTCGCTGGTTATCCACGTGCACTCCCTGTATTTCATGCGCGACGACGACGGCTGGGTGCGCTATTTCTGCTACCTCAACCTGTTCGTCTTCTTCATGCAGTCCATCGCCATGGCCGACGACCTGGTCTTCCTGTTCATGGGCTGGGAGGGCGTGGGCTTCTGCTCCTTCGCGCTCATCGGCTTCTGGTACCATGAGCCCAAAAACGTGCTCGCGGGCAACAAGGCCTTCCTGGTCACGCGCATCGGCGACGTGGCCTTCCTGGGCGCCCTGGCCGTGCTCTTCAGTTCCACCGGCGACCTGAGCATCCAGCACCTGTCGCACAACGCCCCGGTCATGGCCGCGGGCACACTGACCCTGGTTGGCCTGCTCCTGCTCGTGGCCGCCACGGGCAAGTCCGCCCAACTGCCGCTGCTGGTCTGGCTGCCGGACGCCATGGCCGGCCCGTCCCCGGTGTCGGCCCTGATCCACGCGGCCACCATGGTCACCGCGGGCGTCTACCTGCTCATCCGCACTTTCCCGGTCCTGCTCCACGCAGACGCCATCGCCCTCCAGGCCGTGGCCGTGGTCGGCGCGCTGACCGCCTTCGTCGCCGCCTGCTCGGCCCTGGCCCAGCACGACATCAAGCGCGTCCTGGCCTGGTCGACCATCAGCCAGGTGGGCTACATGTTCCTGGGCGTGGGCGCGGGCGACCCGTCGGGCAGCTTCTTCCACCTGCTGGTGCACGCCTTTTTCAAGTCCCTGCTGTTCATGGTCGCGGGCATCGTCATCCAGGCCCTGGACGAGGAGCACGACATCTTCCGCATGGGCGCGCGGGTGCGCAAGCTCGTGCCCGGCGCGGCCCCGGCCTTCTTCTGCGGAGCCGCGGCCCTGGCCGGGCTGCCGCCGTTCGCCGGGTTCTTCAGCAAGGGGCGCATCCTGGAAAACGCCCTGAACATGGCCCAGACCGGCCAGGCCATCTGGGTCCTGGTCTGGGCGGCGGGTACGGTCACCGCGCTGCTCACCGCCGTCTACAGCTTCCGCGTCTTTCTCCTGGCCTTTACGGGCCGCCCGGCCCTGCCCCCGGAAACCGGCACCGAGAAGACGCCCGCCGCCATGCTCCACGTGCTCTGGCCCCTGGCCCTGCTGGCCGTGGTCGCCGGGCTCCTGGACCTGCCCGCACACTTCGCCCATCGCATCGGCGCACCCGCCCAGTGGCTCGATCACCTGACCGGGCTCATCCTGTCCACGTCCCACGGGGCCGAATGGACCGGCACCCTGGCCGAAGGGCTGGACGCCGGGCTGGCCGTGCTCGGATTGGCCGTCGCCCTGTACCTGTACGGCCCCTGGCGCGAGCGCCGCGCCCCGGCCCCGGACAGGGGGGTGCCCCGCTTCCTGCTCAACGGCTGGGACCTGGACGCCCTGTACATGAACGGCGTGGCCCGGCCCTATGCACGGGCGGCCTCGCGGGTGTGGCAGAACGTGGAGGACCGGCTGGTTGACGGCGCGGCCCTCGGCCTCGGGTCTCTGGCCCTGCGCGCGGGCGGACGACTCTCCAAGTGGGGCGTCGAGCGCCTCTCCAACTATCTGCTCTGGCTCCTGCTGGGCATGGTCGCCATGCTCGTGGTCATGGCCGCCGTAGGAATTCGGTGA
- a CDS encoding complex I subunit 4 family protein yields the protein MYDFPLLTALILLPLLGGLAGLFFHRQPAQARFICLTAALAELALALVLLPEVFDAGILIERFDWIPLLRVQYSLAMDGLSYILVLLTALLGVLGILTSWREIREGVAVFHCLLLAALSAAIGVFLARDLLLFYLFWEAQLIPMFFLIGRFGHERRRYAALKFFVFSMVGGLPMLLAVVWLMLTGVDPSLAALAASPVSGAMQGWCAAAFILAFAVKTPLLPVHTWLPDAHTQAPTAGSLLLAGVLLKTGAYAMLRWAIPLFPQAVAAAAPWLAGLGLAGLFYASWTALAQQDAKRLVAYSSVAHMGLITFALFAFDRTGLSGAVVMMVSHALTTGALFVMVGMLAERFHSRRLSDFGGLWGKMPVYGAFMLFFAVASAGLPGLSNFVGELMIMLGSFKVYPVGASLAFFGIVVGLAYVLRLLRGTVLGRPGPLTESGGAADLNGREILILSVFALAVLFIGVHPGPLLDLIREPLNVLATSRPV from the coding sequence ATGTACGATTTTCCGCTCCTCACCGCACTGATTCTGCTCCCGCTCCTCGGCGGGTTGGCCGGGCTGTTCTTCCACCGCCAACCGGCCCAGGCCCGGTTCATTTGTCTGACCGCCGCTCTGGCCGAACTGGCCCTGGCCCTGGTCCTTTTGCCGGAGGTCTTCGACGCGGGCATACTGATCGAGCGGTTCGACTGGATTCCCTTGCTCCGCGTACAGTACTCCCTGGCCATGGACGGACTGAGCTATATCCTGGTCCTGCTCACGGCCCTGCTCGGCGTACTCGGCATCCTGACCTCCTGGCGCGAGATCCGCGAGGGCGTAGCCGTGTTCCACTGCCTGCTCCTGGCGGCCCTGAGCGCGGCCATCGGCGTGTTCCTGGCCCGCGACCTGCTGCTCTTCTACCTCTTCTGGGAGGCGCAGCTCATCCCCATGTTCTTCCTCATCGGGCGGTTCGGGCACGAGCGGCGGCGCTACGCAGCGCTCAAGTTCTTCGTCTTCAGCATGGTCGGCGGCCTGCCCATGCTCCTGGCCGTGGTCTGGCTTATGCTGACCGGGGTCGATCCGTCCCTGGCCGCCCTGGCCGCGTCGCCCGTGTCCGGAGCCATGCAGGGCTGGTGCGCCGCGGCCTTCATCCTGGCCTTCGCGGTCAAGACCCCGCTGCTGCCGGTTCACACATGGCTGCCGGACGCCCACACCCAGGCCCCCACGGCAGGCAGCCTGCTCCTGGCCGGAGTCCTGCTCAAGACCGGGGCCTACGCCATGCTGCGCTGGGCCATTCCCCTGTTCCCCCAGGCCGTGGCGGCCGCCGCCCCCTGGCTGGCCGGGCTCGGGCTGGCCGGGCTGTTCTACGCCTCCTGGACCGCCCTGGCCCAACAGGACGCCAAGCGACTGGTGGCCTATTCCAGCGTGGCCCACATGGGGCTGATCACCTTCGCTCTGTTCGCCTTCGACCGCACCGGCCTGTCCGGCGCCGTGGTCATGATGGTCAGCCACGCCCTGACCACGGGCGCGCTGTTCGTCATGGTCGGCATGCTGGCCGAGCGCTTCCACTCCCGGCGGCTCTCGGACTTCGGCGGACTATGGGGGAAGATGCCGGTATACGGCGCGTTCATGCTCTTTTTCGCCGTGGCCTCGGCCGGACTGCCCGGCCTGTCCAACTTCGTGGGCGAACTGATGATCATGCTCGGTTCCTTCAAGGTCTACCCGGTGGGCGCGTCCCTGGCCTTCTTCGGCATCGTGGTCGGCCTGGCCTACGTCCTGCGCCTGCTGCGGGGCACGGTCCTGGGACGGCCGGGTCCGCTGACCGAGTCCGGCGGAGCCGCGGACCTGAACGGTCGGGAAATCCTGATCCTGTCGGTCTTCGCCCTGGCCGTGCTGTTCATCGGCGTCCACCCCGGCCCGCTGCTCGACCTCATCCGCGAACCGCTCAACGTCCTGGCGACAAGCAGGCCGGTCTAG
- a CDS encoding NADH-quinone oxidoreductase subunit N, with product MHDILLFAPHLLLTLGILLCFVLGTLFRRPVGLYGVTLAATLLAGSFGLAVYPASGPVLPALKPFLATGMLTAYFLPLICALGIGVLLFFGAELKREGRKHDDELYALFLTALLGGIILAGGRNWLAFFLGLELLSLPLYILIGLRKDSGGTEASVKYFVMGATASGVLLFGIGLVYAGSGSLDIAHSLHAPEGGGTVLIGLGMILVGVAFKLSLAPFHLWAPDVYHGAPASVAALLTSMVKAAVGGGLLRIVLALGPELWPATVPVLWGLAALTMLAANLAALAQTSLKRMLGFSSAAHMGYLLMGVLCVNQAGPGPVMFYAAALAVMDLAAFGGLSLLDDGPEPVDTLASLRGLGRTRPWAAGLLAAGLAALSGLPPTAGFTGKLLLFRATIMGGYNWLGVIGILGAALSVYYYLRPLVALYLREGDAPTAPERLSIGGGVAVFLVLLALLGLGVAPSPILQLIP from the coding sequence ATGCACGATATTCTCCTCTTCGCACCGCATCTGCTGCTCACGCTGGGCATCCTGCTCTGCTTCGTCCTGGGCACGCTCTTCAGACGGCCCGTCGGGCTGTACGGCGTGACCCTGGCCGCCACGCTCCTGGCCGGATCCTTCGGCCTGGCCGTGTACCCAGCAAGCGGTCCGGTCCTCCCGGCCCTGAAGCCGTTCCTGGCCACGGGCATGCTGACCGCCTATTTCCTGCCCCTGATCTGCGCCCTGGGCATAGGCGTGCTGCTCTTCTTCGGAGCCGAGCTCAAACGCGAAGGGCGCAAGCACGACGACGAGCTCTACGCCCTGTTCCTGACCGCCCTGCTGGGCGGCATAATCCTGGCGGGCGGCCGGAACTGGCTGGCCTTCTTCCTCGGGCTGGAGTTGCTCTCCCTGCCGCTCTACATTCTCATCGGCCTGCGCAAGGACAGCGGCGGAACCGAGGCCTCGGTCAAGTATTTCGTCATGGGAGCCACGGCCAGCGGCGTGCTGCTCTTCGGCATCGGGCTTGTCTACGCGGGCTCGGGCAGCCTGGATATCGCGCACAGCCTGCACGCCCCGGAGGGCGGCGGCACCGTGCTCATCGGCCTGGGCATGATCCTGGTCGGGGTGGCCTTCAAGCTGTCGCTGGCCCCGTTCCACCTCTGGGCCCCGGACGTCTACCACGGAGCCCCGGCCTCGGTGGCCGCCCTGCTGACCTCCATGGTCAAAGCCGCGGTCGGCGGCGGACTGCTGCGCATCGTCCTGGCGCTGGGCCCCGAGTTGTGGCCCGCCACGGTCCCGGTGCTCTGGGGGCTGGCCGCCTTGACCATGCTGGCCGCCAACCTGGCCGCCCTGGCCCAGACCAGCCTCAAGCGCATGCTCGGTTTCTCCTCTGCCGCGCACATGGGCTACCTGCTCATGGGCGTACTCTGCGTGAACCAGGCCGGGCCGGGCCCGGTCATGTTCTACGCCGCCGCCCTGGCCGTCATGGACCTGGCCGCCTTCGGCGGGCTCTCCCTGCTGGACGACGGCCCCGAGCCCGTGGACACTCTGGCCTCCCTGCGTGGCCTGGGCCGGACGCGCCCCTGGGCCGCCGGGCTACTGGCCGCGGGGCTGGCCGCCCTTTCCGGTTTGCCGCCCACGGCCGGTTTCACGGGCAAGCTGCTCCTCTTCCGGGCGACCATCATGGGTGGCTACAACTGGCTGGGCGTCATCGGCATCCTGGGCGCGGCCCTGTCCGTGTACTACTACCTGCGCCCCCTGGTCGCCCTCTACCTCCGCGAAGGCGATGCACCGACGGCCCCGGAGCGGCTGTCCATAGGGGGCGGCGTGGCCGTGTTCCTGGTCCTGCTCGCCCTCCTCGGCCTGGGAGTCGCCCCGTCGCCCATCCTGCAACTGATCCCCTAG
- a CDS encoding radical SAM protein has product MPMLHFHPGGRFLQVSTVGCNFDCPGCISTVIVREMNPDSRALQELTPGQIVEKAIHDECLGIAFLMNDPLAAFDTFLAVAELAKENGLYVGCSSNGYFSVESVNKLLPVLDFINIGIKGLSDERYRACAGFKGVAPVLRNINMLHQGGVHIELACIHRKDNAAELLDLCAVIKDISPKIPLQVMRFIPLEGADPGQEPLIRETEALSRKMRALLPHVYVFNSPGTKELDTVCPSCGETVLSRDFYGPMGARLKTPAWGQEERISCPECRHPLDVRGEVNISDFREKDFQGGYPFTRALEIVESILIAIGVESKAEVIQVWEYLLCNGKMHDLHHDIQQVEKYVQMIRFFGSLVHREGSANILAAYLEEKTESVRAVCLERGTRPRVYYAMGKPQFCIKGERFENNLVEICNGISVNREITVSGRPGMSIPLKTLEDLNPEIIFISAFISNSPVDFYQECVEKGLDIDAVQNKRIYTSPIPSSDFGCPKWILGLMNIANEMHQGERPFDIFKEATGFYARFYGVPFNMQDVNRSFGKPDAAWTWEAEEQRPSSVPV; this is encoded by the coding sequence ATGCCCATGCTGCATTTCCACCCCGGAGGGCGGTTTCTCCAGGTCAGCACCGTGGGCTGCAATTTCGACTGCCCGGGGTGCATTTCCACGGTGATCGTGCGGGAGATGAATCCGGATAGCAGGGCTCTGCAGGAGCTTACCCCCGGCCAGATAGTGGAAAAGGCCATCCATGACGAGTGCCTGGGCATTGCCTTTTTGATGAATGATCCTTTGGCCGCATTCGACACGTTTCTTGCCGTCGCGGAGTTGGCCAAGGAAAATGGCCTTTACGTCGGGTGCTCTTCGAACGGGTATTTTTCCGTGGAATCCGTCAACAAGCTACTGCCGGTCCTGGATTTCATCAATATCGGGATCAAAGGCCTTTCGGACGAGCGATACCGCGCCTGTGCGGGGTTCAAGGGGGTAGCGCCCGTATTGAGAAATATCAACATGCTGCACCAGGGGGGTGTCCACATTGAACTCGCCTGTATCCATAGGAAGGACAATGCCGCGGAATTGTTGGATCTGTGTGCCGTTATCAAAGACATATCACCGAAAATTCCTCTGCAGGTGATGCGTTTCATCCCTTTGGAAGGGGCCGACCCTGGACAGGAACCGCTGATCCGGGAAACGGAGGCACTCAGCCGGAAGATGCGCGCGCTTTTGCCTCATGTGTACGTGTTCAACTCTCCGGGCACGAAGGAGCTGGACACCGTGTGCCCCTCTTGCGGCGAAACAGTGTTGAGCAGGGATTTTTACGGCCCGATGGGGGCACGGCTGAAAACCCCTGCCTGGGGGCAGGAGGAGCGCATTTCCTGTCCCGAGTGCCGTCATCCTCTCGATGTGCGCGGGGAGGTCAACATCAGCGACTTCCGGGAAAAGGATTTTCAAGGGGGCTATCCCTTTACGCGGGCCCTTGAAATAGTTGAATCCATCCTGATCGCCATCGGCGTCGAGAGCAAGGCCGAGGTCATCCAGGTCTGGGAATATCTGCTATGCAATGGGAAAATGCACGACTTGCATCATGACATCCAGCAGGTGGAGAAGTATGTTCAGATGATACGCTTCTTCGGCTCATTGGTACACCGCGAGGGTTCGGCCAATATCCTGGCGGCCTACCTGGAAGAGAAGACGGAATCGGTCCGGGCCGTGTGTCTGGAGCGGGGTACCCGGCCCAGAGTCTATTATGCGATGGGCAAGCCGCAGTTCTGCATAAAGGGCGAGCGGTTCGAAAACAACCTGGTGGAAATATGCAACGGGATCAGCGTCAACCGGGAGATCACGGTCAGTGGCCGTCCAGGCATGAGCATCCCCCTGAAGACGCTCGAGGATCTGAACCCGGAAATCATCTTTATTTCGGCGTTCATTTCCAACTCCCCGGTGGACTTTTATCAGGAGTGCGTGGAGAAAGGCCTTGATATAGACGCGGTGCAGAACAAACGCATTTATACCTCTCCGATTCCGAGTAGCGATTTCGGCTGTCCCAAGTGGATATTGGGGCTGATGAATATTGCCAATGAAATGCATCAGGGCGAGCGCCCCTTCGATATATTCAAGGAAGCGACGGGATTCTACGCCAGGTTTTATGGGGTGCCGTTCAATATGCAGGATGTGAACAGGTCGTTCGGCAAGCCGGATGCAGCCTGGACATGGGAGGCCGAGGAGCAACGGCCCTCTTCCGTTCCCGTGTAA
- a CDS encoding class I SAM-dependent methyltransferase, whose amino-acid sequence MPIPEKDKSFYRYTKGHRFAAMYPLLAREIVDKYGLTEGTCLDIGTGSAALVIELSKITDLEITALDAEPEAIYMAGENCTLHGVPDGRIRFVTAPVEELPLPDESVDLILSRGAIPFWDDLPSAFREIFRVLAPGGNAMVGCGFSHLQTLEDVKAMRPVWPPDVLAERTRWKKGGLVEDALRQLGVNTYNITDDDYGTWVEIYKPGRM is encoded by the coding sequence ATGCCCATACCGGAAAAGGACAAGTCTTTCTACAGATACACCAAGGGTCATCGCTTCGCAGCGATGTATCCGTTATTGGCTCGCGAGATCGTCGACAAGTATGGCCTGACCGAAGGGACGTGCCTTGATATCGGAACGGGGAGCGCCGCGCTTGTCATTGAATTGTCGAAGATCACGGACCTGGAGATCACCGCCCTGGATGCCGAACCCGAAGCCATATATATGGCTGGGGAGAACTGTACCCTGCATGGCGTTCCCGACGGTCGCATACGGTTCGTGACAGCTCCGGTGGAAGAGCTTCCTTTGCCCGATGAGAGCGTCGACTTGATCCTCAGCCGGGGGGCGATTCCGTTTTGGGATGACCTCCCGTCGGCCTTTAGGGAAATTTTCCGCGTGCTCGCCCCCGGAGGCAATGCGATGGTCGGGTGCGGATTCAGCCACCTCCAAACGCTTGAGGATGTCAAGGCGATGCGTCCGGTCTGGCCACCGGACGTCCTGGCGGAGCGGACCCGTTGGAAGAAAGGCGGCCTTGTCGAGGACGCACTGCGGCAATTAGGCGTCAATACATACAATATCACCGATGACGATTATGGTACCTGGGTCGAGATCTATAAGCCGGGGAGGATGTGA
- a CDS encoding ABC transporter ATP-binding protein, which yields MTVLRVEDIGFAYADTPVLNGVSFSVAKGELVSVLGPNGCGKTTLLKLLLGIFAPQTGRVLLNGVDIGQIGRKSLARQVAYVPQVHSAPFSYPVLDVVMMGRMPHKSFISRYSKEDEKEALGALEKTGILHLRDKPYTRISGGERQLTLIARALAQGARVFILDEPLNGLDYGNQVKLLEQLHELCGEGYTFVKSTHFPDHAFWVSDHVIMLKNGVVHSDGPPNDVITQENLYELYGARVFVLPYADNFRICVPGVIYARLCASAPDAAGRSWPPPSSVVK from the coding sequence ATGACGGTGTTGCGTGTGGAAGATATCGGTTTTGCCTATGCCGACACCCCTGTCCTGAACGGTGTCTCCTTCAGCGTCGCCAAGGGCGAGCTGGTGTCCGTTCTGGGACCCAACGGATGCGGCAAGACCACGCTGCTTAAACTCCTTCTCGGCATCTTCGCGCCGCAAACGGGGCGGGTATTGCTGAACGGTGTGGACATCGGGCAGATCGGCAGGAAAAGCCTTGCCAGGCAGGTGGCGTATGTTCCCCAGGTGCACAGCGCTCCTTTCTCTTATCCTGTGCTGGACGTGGTCATGATGGGGAGGATGCCCCACAAGAGTTTTATCAGCCGGTACTCAAAAGAGGACGAGAAAGAGGCGCTCGGCGCCCTGGAGAAAACCGGGATTCTCCACTTGCGGGACAAGCCGTACACTCGGATCAGCGGCGGGGAAAGGCAACTGACCCTCATTGCCCGCGCCCTGGCACAGGGCGCCCGGGTGTTCATCCTGGACGAACCGCTCAACGGGCTCGATTACGGCAATCAAGTCAAGTTGTTGGAGCAACTGCACGAGCTGTGCGGCGAGGGCTATACCTTTGTCAAATCCACGCATTTCCCGGACCATGCCTTTTGGGTTTCCGATCATGTGATCATGCTTAAGAACGGCGTGGTTCACAGTGACGGCCCACCCAACGACGTCATTACGCAGGAAAATCTGTATGAACTTTACGGAGCAAGGGTTTTTGTCCTGCCGTATGCCGATAATTTCAGGATATGCGTTCCCGGGGTGATTTACGCGAGGCTTTGCGCGTCGGCGCCTGATGCGGCCGGCCGGTCCTGGCCCCCCCCGTCATCTGTCGTGAAGTGA